A region of the Mangifera indica cultivar Alphonso chromosome 10, CATAS_Mindica_2.1, whole genome shotgun sequence genome:
CCTTCCTAAAAACCAaagcgagagagagagagatgtttTCATGATATCTCAACAATCTTTGGCCGCTTCTGTGATTTCTTGTCTCCAGAAGCTTCGCTTTCGTCCTTTAAGGTCTTGGATCTTTTAACTTGCATGGGAAAACATTTCTTCTTGTCTTTATTGGCATTATCATTGTCACTACACTCATCATCCCTGTCTTCGTCATCACTATGTTCAATGCCACCTTCAGAGTCTGTTCCACCACTGCTAGCAGCTAAAGGAATCACTGGCTGGTTGCCAGCAATAGCTGATTCAGCAGCCATTACAGCTTCTGGTGTATGAAGATCAGCTACACCTAGCATTAGATCCTGTCATGAAGATGCACCGCAAAATTATGTTGCGATCCGCTAACACAACTTGTAATTCATAACAAAGTAGGATGAGGGATGGAACGCGAGAAACTTCAATTACCATCTCAATAACTTCAGATTCATTTCCAGTGAGTACTTCAATATCATAATCTTGAGCTTTATCCTATGTTTGGTAAATTTATGCACAGGTTAGTCATCGAGAGAGCATGattgaatctaaataaaaaGATCAACTTATAAACCTTTGCATCAAGCTGGAGCCTTTTATTAGCTTCTGACATCACTCCTAAGAAATCCTTCACTCTTCCTAAAACTGAAACAATAGCCCAGAATTAAGAACCGACTACCATGAAAGTAAGTCTTACATCCAGTTCCTCAAACATCCACTCTGCAATCGACATCGAACATACATTCCCATATATGATTTCTATGATTAACCACACATGACCCAAATAGTTTAACAGTGAGGAACCAAAAACCTACAAACTttacattattttcaaattatccaGAACGTTTTCAACTGTTCCTCCTAACTAAACAATTTTGAAAACACTACCAAGAGTAAGATAAAACTAAGGTCAACGCAAAAATTGGCAGGCTGCTAGTACCATAACAGATGCAACTATAGATCCCCCAGTTAGACCGcatcaaaatcattaattagCTAAATGAAAGAGCTATATGACATGGGTTTTTTATAGTTCTTTCACATACCAATTTCCAGACAAAAATAAGTACAATTGCATTGCCAGATATTTGccatttcattaataaaattaagaaatactGAAAAACATAATGTAAGACTGGTGAGAGTACCTTGGCTTGGAGGAAGAGGATTAAACATGGGTTTTTCATCTGGGTTTGGTTTCTTGAACTGAGAATGGGACTCTTTCTTGTTGCAAACGAGAAGGGCAGATTCtgaaaacacaaacacaaacacaaacagtGAAATTACAACAATAACAGGCatagagaagagaagagaaagaaaaagaaaagaggtaCCTGTGAATGAGAAAGCGCAATTC
Encoded here:
- the LOC123227588 gene encoding uncharacterized protein LOC123227588 encodes the protein MPEISEDLLQLEHKNCAFSFTESALLVCNKKESHSQFKKPNPDEKPMFNPLPPSQVLGRVKDFLGVMSEANKRLQLDAKDKAQDYDIEVLTGNESEVIEMDLMLGVADLHTPEAVMAAESAIAGNQPVIPLAASSGGTDSEGGIEHSDDEDRDDECSDNDNANKDKKKCFPMQVKRSKTLKDESEASGDKKSQKRPKIVEIS